A region from the Cystobacter ferrugineus genome encodes:
- a CDS encoding response regulator transcription factor, whose amino-acid sequence MSTRVLLIDDDTRMYELLEQYLGQQGIKVTHAPDGGRGLAALDSQAFDAVLLDVMMPGMDGLEVCRRIRSRSTVPILMLTARGDETDRVVGLELGADDYLAKPFSPRELLARLRAVLRRAQPSAMAEKLEAHGVTLDVPAREARVNGRRVELTGLEFDLLVALVRRAGRVIPRDALLGEAGRSDTLVGERTVDVHISHLRQKLGEDGAKLIKTVRGVGYLFAREGP is encoded by the coding sequence ATGTCCACCCGCGTCCTGCTCATCGACGATGACACCCGGATGTATGAACTGCTCGAGCAGTACCTCGGGCAACAAGGCATCAAGGTGACCCATGCCCCCGACGGAGGACGCGGCCTGGCCGCCCTGGACTCCCAGGCCTTCGACGCCGTGCTGCTGGACGTGATGATGCCGGGCATGGATGGACTCGAGGTGTGCCGGCGCATCCGCTCGCGCAGCACCGTGCCCATCCTCATGCTCACCGCGCGCGGCGACGAGACGGACCGCGTCGTGGGCCTGGAGCTCGGCGCGGACGACTACCTCGCCAAGCCCTTCAGTCCCCGTGAGCTGCTCGCGCGCCTGCGCGCCGTGCTGCGCCGCGCCCAGCCCTCCGCCATGGCCGAGAAGCTCGAGGCCCACGGCGTCACCCTCGACGTCCCCGCCCGCGAGGCCCGCGTCAATGGCCGGCGCGTGGAGCTCACCGGGCTCGAGTTCGATCTGCTCGTGGCGCTCGTGCGGCGCGCCGGCCGCGTCATCCCCCGTGACGCGCTGCTCGGCGAGGCCGGCCGCAGCGACACCCTCGTGGGTGAGCGCACCGTGGACGTGCACATCTCCCACCTGCGTCAGAAGCTGGGCGAGGACGGCGCGAAGCTCATCAAGACCGTCCGGGGCGTGGGCTACCTCTTCGCCCGGGAGGGCCCGTGA
- a CDS encoding Spy/CpxP family protein refolding chaperone — protein sequence MFGYIFGAVCLAGALFTVRRARRYASWRGGPGPWSPRGRMRHVFERLDTSPGQEKILVQAAEDVTEAAEKLRGLWGDTRSAWAQSLRGEHFDGAALREQDAKQDALIDELRKTIHASLAKVHEALDPRQRRELADLIERGWGYSHHRHPRAHAFRAGRCGWRGAWAG from the coding sequence ATGTTCGGATACATCTTTGGAGCGGTCTGCCTCGCGGGTGCCCTCTTCACCGTGCGCCGCGCCCGGCGCTACGCCTCCTGGCGCGGCGGCCCCGGCCCCTGGAGCCCGCGCGGCCGCATGCGCCACGTCTTCGAGCGGCTCGACACCTCCCCCGGCCAGGAGAAGATCCTCGTCCAGGCCGCCGAGGACGTGACCGAGGCCGCCGAGAAGCTGCGCGGCCTCTGGGGCGACACCCGCTCCGCCTGGGCCCAGTCGCTGCGCGGAGAGCACTTCGATGGGGCCGCCCTGCGCGAACAGGACGCGAAGCAGGACGCGCTCATCGACGAGCTGCGCAAGACGATCCACGCGTCGCTCGCGAAGGTCCACGAGGCGCTCGATCCGCGCCAGCGGCGCGAGCTGGCGGACCTGATCGAGCGCGGCTGGGGCTACTCCCACCACCGCCACCCCCGCGCCCACGCCTTCCGGGCCGGCCGCTGCGGTTGGCGCGGCGCCTGGGCGGGGTGA